One window of Quercus robur chromosome 12, dhQueRobu3.1, whole genome shotgun sequence genomic DNA carries:
- the LOC126709065 gene encoding uncharacterized protein LOC126709065 isoform X1, with translation MDIRVVDSGSGSLQKMKGEARKPTGLVVSTTELIRSFLSTASKDPHLSPELQQIASDLLSQHNVPYKSLRALWFASRPTTRPTLIQLFSGSDFVFTTPKPRHKSEELKARLKKLEELAEKKAYAELVKDITPKEDDSEPFSSYKDQLGFGLHVVVTMFTGYLVGYAAFRALFNHSPVMNVAGGILGLVGAMLVETLLFIIRTSNQDSRSSSSASELKKNQ, from the exons Atgg ATATAAGAGTCGTGGATAGTGGATCTGGATCCCTCCAAAAAATGAAAGGCGAGGCCCGAAAGCCGACCGGACTGGTGGTATCCACCACAGAACTCATCCGATCATTCCTCTCTACGGCCTCAAAAGACCCGCACCTCTCTCCTGAGCTCCAACAGATTGCTTCGGATCTCTTGTCCCAACATAACGTGCCGTACAAGTCACTCCGAGCTCTCTGGTTCGCTTCTCGACCCACAACCCGACCCACTCTCATCCAACTCTTCTCAGGCTCCGACTTCGTCTTCACCACCCCCAAACCTAGACACAAG AGTGAAGAATTGAAGGCAAGGCTGAAAAAGCTTGAGGAATTAGCAGAAAAGAAAGCATATGCAGAGCTCGTTAAGGATATTACACCAAAGGAGGATGACTCTGAGCCTTTCTCTTCTTACAAGGATCAGCTAGGCTTTG GTTTACATGTTGTGGTGACAATGTTTACTGGCTATTTGGTTGGATATGCTGCATTCAGAGCGTTATTTAACCACAGTCCTGTCATG AATGTTGCTGGAGGCATTCTTGGACTGGTTGGTGCGATGCTTGTAGAAACACTTCTTTTCATAATTAGAACTTCCAATCAAGATTCTAGATCTTCGTCTTCTGCTTCCGAACTAAAGAAGAATCAATAG
- the LOC126709065 gene encoding uncharacterized protein LOC126709065 isoform X2 — MKGEARKPTGLVVSTTELIRSFLSTASKDPHLSPELQQIASDLLSQHNVPYKSLRALWFASRPTTRPTLIQLFSGSDFVFTTPKPRHKSEELKARLKKLEELAEKKAYAELVKDITPKEDDSEPFSSYKDQLGFGLHVVVTMFTGYLVGYAAFRALFNHSPVMNVAGGILGLVGAMLVETLLFIIRTSNQDSRSSSSASELKKNQ; from the exons ATGAAAGGCGAGGCCCGAAAGCCGACCGGACTGGTGGTATCCACCACAGAACTCATCCGATCATTCCTCTCTACGGCCTCAAAAGACCCGCACCTCTCTCCTGAGCTCCAACAGATTGCTTCGGATCTCTTGTCCCAACATAACGTGCCGTACAAGTCACTCCGAGCTCTCTGGTTCGCTTCTCGACCCACAACCCGACCCACTCTCATCCAACTCTTCTCAGGCTCCGACTTCGTCTTCACCACCCCCAAACCTAGACACAAG AGTGAAGAATTGAAGGCAAGGCTGAAAAAGCTTGAGGAATTAGCAGAAAAGAAAGCATATGCAGAGCTCGTTAAGGATATTACACCAAAGGAGGATGACTCTGAGCCTTTCTCTTCTTACAAGGATCAGCTAGGCTTTG GTTTACATGTTGTGGTGACAATGTTTACTGGCTATTTGGTTGGATATGCTGCATTCAGAGCGTTATTTAACCACAGTCCTGTCATG AATGTTGCTGGAGGCATTCTTGGACTGGTTGGTGCGATGCTTGTAGAAACACTTCTTTTCATAATTAGAACTTCCAATCAAGATTCTAGATCTTCGTCTTCTGCTTCCGAACTAAAGAAGAATCAATAG